The DNA window GCCAGCGGCGCGACGAAGCCATAGGCGACCAGGATGCCGAGGAAGGTACCGACCATGGCATGGGCAATCAGCGGGCCAAGCTGGTCGGGTTCGAGCCCTTCGGTACCCAGCGCATGGACCACGCCCATCACCGCGGCAACGATACCGAAGGCGGGCATGCCATCGGCCACCATGGCGAGGCTGTTGGCGGGAATCTCGGCCTCGTGTTCGAAAGTCTCGATCTCATGGTCCATCAACGCCTCGATCTCGGCGACATCCATGTTGCCGCTGAGCATCAGGCGCAGGTAGTCGAGGATGAAGTCGAGCACCAGGGGGTCGTCTCTCAATTGGGGGTAGCGCGCGAACAGCTCGCTCTCGCCTGGAGATTCGATATCGGCCTCAAGCGCCATGATCCCCTCCTGCCGAGCCTTGGAGAGAATCTCGTAGAGCAGCGCCATCAACGCCATGCAGGTGGGCTTGTCGTAGCGGGTGCTGCGGCGAAGCTTCGGCAGGGTCGCGAGGGTGGCCTTGATGCCTTTGCCATTGTTGCTGGCGATGAAGGCACCGAAGCCCGCACCGAAGATGATGATGAACTCGACCGGTTGGAACAGGACGCTCAGATGGCCTCCCGCGAGCATGAAGCCGCCGAAGACCGAAACCAGGATGGCGATGAAGCCAAGCAATATGAGCACGAAGGGGTCCACCGCTTACTGATGAGTTCAACCCCCTCTATCGGCAGGTGCGGTGTGATCTTTAGCGTTGCTTTC is part of the Halotalea alkalilenta genome and encodes:
- the motA gene encoding flagellar motor stator protein MotA, whose translation is MLILLGFIAILVSVFGGFMLAGGHLSVLFQPVEFIIIFGAGFGAFIASNNGKGIKATLATLPKLRRSTRYDKPTCMALMALLYEILSKARQEGIMALEADIESPGESELFARYPQLRDDPLVLDFILDYLRLMLSGNMDVAEIEALMDHEIETFEHEAEIPANSLAMVADGMPAFGIVAAVMGVVHALGTEGLEPDQLGPLIAHAMVGTFLGILVAYGFVAPLATRARHQVSEAIKLLQCVKVTMLAHLSGYAPQISVEFGRKALFSSERPSFEELDRQVRDVRGAARQERL